One Clostridium estertheticum DNA segment encodes these proteins:
- a CDS encoding putative ABC exporter domain-containing protein, which yields MKPLIYILKKSVKNGLLELKRKPAKLLGYLVVFILLSLTLIFNGGKGGKQDILDPALYNTIVGVVILLFTAPDLYSSINNGATFFRGADINLVFTSPASPQKVLVYGFIKQIYTSFIAVFFILFQGPTLYRFSNIKSYGVIVAVFGLFLMLIFNSILKILLYSVASKSVKNKLLLKSTFKILGAVVLVSYFIELYITRSPGKAIISLLNIPAISYIPVYGWVRAIIMSSMNGIRPTFFVYIALIIAFGSLCSYIVYSIKLDYYEDVLASTQLKETAISATRRGEKVFMKTGKKPRVRKVQYTKKGKFASAIFWRQILEYKKTGFAFINIGSIMYGVVAITAGLYSPLKDLRMILGGMIYLQLIFTFASKWQKDLSNPYIYMLPDHSFKKVIYATTVDNFKNLIDGTIVFVITGILFKSSIPLILLNIIAFVSIGSLFIYGGILTRRILGSGNNIVFTSLIRMAILILILAPGIVLLTALYSSVGMLLAYIIFIAYNLIFSSLILFLGKGVFENIEL from the coding sequence ATGAAGCCATTAATCTATATACTAAAAAAATCTGTAAAAAATGGCTTGTTAGAATTAAAGAGAAAGCCAGCAAAGCTACTTGGCTATCTTGTAGTTTTTATACTTTTGTCTCTAACCCTTATTTTCAATGGCGGTAAAGGTGGAAAGCAAGACATTTTAGATCCAGCCTTATACAATACTATTGTAGGGGTGGTTATTTTACTATTTACTGCGCCAGATCTTTATTCCTCCATAAATAATGGTGCCACTTTTTTTCGTGGTGCGGACATAAACTTGGTGTTTACATCTCCTGCTAGTCCTCAGAAAGTTCTAGTATATGGATTTATAAAACAAATATACACTTCCTTTATAGCAGTGTTTTTTATTTTATTTCAAGGCCCTACCCTTTATCGTTTTAGTAATATCAAGTCCTATGGAGTTATTGTAGCTGTCTTTGGCTTATTCCTTATGCTGATTTTTAACTCAATACTAAAGATATTGTTATATTCAGTAGCTTCTAAAAGTGTGAAAAATAAGCTTTTATTAAAATCTACTTTCAAAATTTTAGGAGCAGTTGTACTTGTGTCCTATTTTATAGAATTATATATAACCAGATCACCAGGCAAGGCTATTATATCCCTCTTAAATATTCCTGCTATTTCTTATATTCCTGTATATGGCTGGGTAAGGGCAATTATAATGTCTTCAATGAATGGTATACGTCCAACTTTCTTTGTTTACATAGCTCTGATTATAGCGTTTGGTTCTCTTTGCAGTTATATAGTTTACTCTATTAAACTAGACTATTATGAAGATGTTTTAGCTTCAACGCAGTTAAAAGAAACAGCTATCTCCGCCACCCGCCGGGGCGAAAAAGTATTTATGAAAACTGGTAAAAAGCCTAGGGTAAGGAAAGTGCAGTATACAAAAAAAGGAAAGTTCGCCTCTGCTATATTTTGGAGGCAAATATTAGAGTATAAAAAGACTGGTTTTGCATTTATAAACATAGGATCTATTATGTATGGAGTTGTAGCCATAACCGCTGGATTATATAGCCCACTAAAGGATTTAAGAATGATTTTAGGTGGAATGATATATCTTCAATTGATTTTTACTTTTGCTAGCAAGTGGCAAAAGGATTTATCAAACCCCTATATTTATATGCTACCAGACCATTCCTTTAAAAAAGTTATTTATGCTACAACAGTTGATAATTTTAAAAATCTTATTGATGGAACTATCGTATTTGTAATAACAGGCATATTATTTAAAAGTAGTATCCCTCTTATTCTTCTTAATATAATAGCCTTTGTATCAATAGGATCTCTTTTCATATATGGTGGAATTCTTACAAGGAGAATTTTAGGCAGTGGTAATAACATAGTATTTACCTCTCTTATAAGAATGGCTATCTTAATTCTAATATTAGCACCTGGAATTGTTCTTTTAACTGCATTATATAGCTCTGTGGGAATGCTCCTAGCCTATATAATTTTTATCGCCTATAATCTTATATTTAGCAGTTTAATTTTATTTCTCGGTAAAGGAGTATTTGAAAATATTGAATTGTAG
- a CDS encoding ABC transporter ATP-binding protein, with translation MLIVQNLSKKYSKELVVNNISFQVNEGEIAILLGPNGAGKSTTIKCISGLLKYDGYIEICGHKNKSVDAKKLFSYVPEVPAMFDLLTVYEHIEYMAAAYGIKDYKEKAEELLERFDLSDKRGKLGKELSKGMMQKVSICCALITAPKVILFDEPLMGLDPKAIKELKKALVELKEKGSSILISTHIIDSVDEIWDKVLIMKTGNIVLSGTKQELMNRNESLEELFFEATEDNQ, from the coding sequence ATGCTTATCGTGCAAAATCTTAGTAAAAAATATTCTAAAGAATTAGTTGTAAACAATATTAGCTTTCAGGTTAATGAAGGTGAAATTGCTATTCTTTTGGGTCCAAATGGCGCTGGAAAAAGCACCACAATAAAATGCATTTCTGGACTACTAAAGTATGATGGATATATTGAAATTTGTGGTCACAAAAATAAAAGTGTTGATGCTAAAAAATTATTCTCATACGTTCCAGAAGTTCCAGCTATGTTTGATTTACTCACAGTTTATGAGCATATAGAATATATGGCTGCAGCTTATGGAATAAAGGACTATAAAGAAAAGGCGGAAGAATTACTTGAAAGATTTGACCTAAGTGATAAAAGAGGTAAGCTTGGCAAAGAATTGTCAAAAGGTATGATGCAAAAGGTAAGTATTTGTTGCGCCTTAATAACAGCCCCTAAGGTAATATTATTTGATGAGCCCTTAATGGGACTAGATCCTAAAGCAATAAAAGAACTAAAGAAGGCCCTTGTAGAGCTGAAAGAAAAAGGCTCTTCTATTTTAATAAGTACTCATATTATAGATAGTGTTGATGAAATCTGGGACAAGGTGTTAATAATGAAAACTGGAAATATAGTTCTATCTGGAACAAAGCAGGAGCTTATGAATAGGAATGAGAGCTTGGAAGAACTCTTCTTTGAAGCCACGGAGGATAACCAATGA
- a CDS encoding sensor histidine kinase, giving the protein MIDILQQFTVNSIELTVFMLLWSKFSLKNENNWFKNLFIILIGGGIMIATSGMNTYLNVFISFISLISLVKFAYKKLFIKTTLEFVIFYSVNIVLQSILITLATLIGFKYSDTFIMNITLTFLQLVFVIFILRCNFAEKAKNFLEIDSKILYYFVINLGLYSLFSKFVWEYNQNIILNNLPVYILIVLLMLSTNIFLYYHIIKISEDKKVLEVQNKYAPILIDIVEDIRRKQHDFKNHLNTINAIVEISSPQEVKHELKKYISSLKCSNSLIEDILYIDNIIIKAIIYNKLSEADRLNIKLLFNVTNNSLENSLNDYEISDVLNNLLDNAFEAIRNSSNDKIVILNILTEGSSNIVEVKNSGITIKPNNIRNIFDIGFSTKEGKNRGYGLYNIKRIVEKTGSDLQLFFEDNYTVFKISFKQPSMGSRFSTKHRINNISVND; this is encoded by the coding sequence ATGATAGATATACTACAACAGTTTACAGTTAATTCTATTGAATTAACTGTATTTATGCTATTATGGTCAAAGTTTTCTTTAAAGAATGAAAATAATTGGTTTAAAAATTTATTTATAATTTTAATAGGCGGCGGCATAATGATTGCAACAAGCGGTATGAATACTTATTTGAATGTATTTATTAGTTTTATAAGTCTAATATCTTTAGTTAAATTCGCTTATAAAAAACTATTTATCAAAACCACATTAGAATTTGTTATATTTTATTCTGTAAATATTGTTTTGCAATCAATTCTTATTACTCTAGCGACTTTAATTGGATTTAAATATTCAGATACATTTATAATGAATATTACTCTTACTTTCCTTCAATTAGTTTTCGTGATTTTCATATTAAGATGCAATTTTGCTGAAAAAGCAAAGAATTTTCTTGAAATAGATTCTAAGATATTATACTATTTTGTAATTAACTTAGGCTTATACTCATTGTTTTCTAAGTTTGTATGGGAATATAATCAAAACATAATATTGAATAATTTGCCAGTATATATTTTAATTGTATTATTGATGTTATCCACAAATATATTTCTCTATTATCATATAATTAAAATAAGCGAAGATAAAAAGGTTTTAGAAGTTCAGAATAAGTATGCCCCTATTTTAATCGATATAGTAGAAGATATAAGGCGTAAGCAGCATGATTTTAAAAATCATTTAAATACCATAAATGCAATAGTAGAAATATCAAGCCCGCAAGAAGTTAAGCATGAATTAAAGAAGTATATTAGTTCACTGAAATGTTCAAATAGCCTTATAGAAGATATTCTATATATAGATAATATTATAATTAAAGCTATAATCTATAATAAACTATCTGAGGCAGATAGATTGAATATAAAATTGTTATTTAATGTTACAAATAATTCATTAGAAAACAGTTTAAATGATTATGAAATTTCTGATGTACTAAATAATCTCTTAGATAATGCCTTTGAAGCCATTAGAAATAGTAGCAATGATAAAATCGTTATATTAAATATTCTTACTGAAGGAAGTAGTAATATTGTAGAGGTGAAAAATAGTGGAATAACAATAAAACCAAATAATATAAGAAACATTTTTGATATAGGGTTTTCTACTAAAGAAGGAAAAAATAGAGGCTATGGTCTTTACAATATAAAAAGGATAGTTGAAAAAACTGGCAGTGATCTTCAGCTGTTCTTTGAAGATAATTATACTGTTTTTAAAATATCCTTCAAGCAACCTTCTATGGGGAGTAGGTTCTCCACAAAACACAGAATAAATAACATAAGTGTTAATGATTAA
- a CDS encoding LytR/AlgR family response regulator transcription factor — MNVLIVEDDKLQRKNLKNMIEQIDKTINIYECEDKDEAVEITNMNNIDIFYIDISLKNSSGLDFAIELRKISRYEFSLIIFLTTHIEYLNQAFKEVHCYDYILKPYDIVDVMNMTKRYILNGNNIVEPKVDKRYVVFDVRKGITVKVFVDEIIFIEVALRVCLLHTLNGVYKINKLALKNIIKLINCTNIIQCHKSFAVNINHIREINHIDSKLSEIHFENYDKTALLGYKFKNTIMEKFQ, encoded by the coding sequence ATGAATGTGTTAATAGTAGAGGATGACAAGTTGCAAAGAAAAAATTTAAAGAACATGATAGAGCAAATAGATAAAACTATAAATATATATGAATGTGAAGATAAAGACGAGGCTGTAGAAATTACAAATATGAATAATATAGATATATTTTATATAGATATTTCACTAAAGAATTCCTCAGGATTAGATTTTGCAATAGAACTTAGAAAAATATCAAGATACGAATTTAGTTTGATTATTTTTTTAACAACACACATTGAATATTTAAATCAAGCCTTTAAAGAGGTGCATTGTTATGATTATATTCTAAAGCCTTATGATATAGTTGATGTAATGAATATGACAAAACGATATATATTAAATGGTAATAATATAGTGGAACCGAAAGTGGATAAGCGCTATGTGGTTTTCGATGTTAGAAAAGGTATTACGGTAAAGGTATTTGTTGATGAGATAATTTTTATAGAGGTTGCTCTTCGAGTATGTTTGTTACATACCTTAAATGGTGTTTATAAAATTAATAAATTAGCTCTAAAGAACATTATTAAGCTTATAAATTGTACCAATATAATTCAGTGCCATAAATCCTTTGCGGTGAATATTAATCATATAAGGGAAATAAATCATATAGATAGTAAATTAAGTGAAATCCATTTTGAAAACTATGATAAAACTGCTCTTTTAGGTTACAAATTTAAAAATACAATAATGGAAAAATTCCAATAA
- a CDS encoding ABC transporter ATP-binding protein: MTDEVLKIEKLKKVIGNRTIVSDISIELKSGEIFGFLGPNGAGKSTTIKMIVGLSKITEGNIYVGGCSVKEDFKGAMRNIGCIVENPDMYNYMSGLDNLKIFARIYKCVDEARIHEVVKIVDLERAIKDKVKTYSLGMKQRLGIAQALLHSPKLLILDEPTNGLDPAGIKQMRELLRTLSSETGLTVFVSSHILGEMQQMCDRVGIIHKGKIITIKSVAELLNMTQKDEKTVLILKSDSNEKAFSILTSANINSSILGDGVHIETTKERVPEIVKILTSAGIAILGMDKQETNSLEDVFMKLTGEGK, from the coding sequence ATGACTGATGAAGTATTAAAAATTGAGAAGTTAAAAAAAGTAATTGGTAACCGTACGATTGTTTCAGATATTTCTATTGAACTTAAAAGTGGAGAAATATTTGGATTTTTGGGACCTAATGGAGCCGGAAAATCCACTACTATTAAGATGATTGTTGGATTATCTAAAATTACTGAGGGTAATATATATGTGGGAGGATGCTCAGTAAAAGAGGATTTTAAAGGAGCAATGCGCAATATTGGGTGTATAGTTGAAAATCCGGATATGTATAATTATATGTCCGGTCTGGATAATCTTAAGATATTTGCTAGAATATACAAGTGTGTAGACGAGGCGCGAATTCATGAAGTAGTAAAAATTGTGGATCTTGAGAGGGCAATAAAGGACAAGGTAAAAACTTATTCTCTAGGAATGAAGCAACGCCTTGGTATCGCCCAAGCACTACTTCATAGTCCAAAGCTTCTTATACTGGATGAACCTACCAATGGTCTTGATCCAGCAGGAATAAAGCAGATGCGGGAGTTACTCCGAACGCTTTCATCTGAAACTGGTCTTACTGTTTTTGTTTCTAGCCATATATTAGGTGAAATGCAGCAGATGTGCGATCGTGTTGGCATAATACATAAAGGGAAAATAATAACAATAAAATCCGTTGCAGAACTTCTTAATATGACGCAGAAGGATGAAAAAACTGTTCTTATATTAAAATCTGATAGCAATGAAAAGGCATTTTCGATTCTAACAAGTGCAAATATAAATAGTAGTATCTTGGGTGATGGAGTACATATTGAAACAACCAAGGAACGTGTTCCAGAAATAGTCAAAATATTAACTTCTGCAGGTATAGCTATTTTGGGCATGGATAAGCAAGAAACTAATTCACTTGAAGACGTATTTATGAAGCTTACAGGGGAGGGAAAATAA
- a CDS encoding ABC transporter permease — MGSFFTLVSIENTKLWKRLSTKIMLIIMIVIIIAATGIFKYYTVSQKVTNTISVSENWKQELQKNVDMQKIQLKQAESDTNKRAKVLIGMTKKSIAEGEYRINNNIKPESSKSVWLRSSEFATNAGYGGIIALLLIISCSALVAGEFSEGTMKMMISRPYRRWEILTSKLLAIILYGLVLLVTTFLLNFIMIGIFFGFNDMGIKEMMWTSSSIIYISAALKTAIIFGLNFLQVLVYVILAFAISAISRSRSIATGFSLFLLLVGSNIAQLLAMYFSWGKYLPFGTSNFSTFVTVGATIEGTSLAFAIGLSAIYSIVFCFAGYVVFEKRDI, encoded by the coding sequence ATGGGTAGTTTTTTTACACTTGTTTCAATAGAAAATACAAAGTTATGGAAAAGACTTTCTACAAAAATAATGCTAATAATAATGATTGTAATTATAATAGCAGCAACCGGTATTTTTAAATATTATACCGTATCTCAGAAGGTTACAAATACTATTAGTGTTTCTGAAAATTGGAAACAAGAGCTACAGAAAAATGTTGACATGCAAAAGATTCAGTTAAAACAAGCTGAAAGTGATACAAATAAAAGGGCAAAGGTACTTATAGGAATGACGAAAAAGAGTATAGCTGAGGGTGAATACAGAATTAATAACAATATTAAACCAGAATCCTCAAAAAGCGTTTGGCTAAGAAGTTCAGAGTTTGCTACAAATGCTGGTTATGGTGGGATCATTGCACTTCTATTAATAATATCCTGTTCTGCTTTAGTTGCAGGTGAATTTTCTGAGGGTACAATGAAGATGATGATATCACGTCCTTACAGGAGGTGGGAAATTTTAACTTCAAAACTACTAGCTATAATACTTTATGGTCTTGTACTTTTGGTAACAACATTTTTATTAAACTTTATAATGATAGGTATATTTTTTGGTTTCAATGATATGGGAATTAAGGAAATGATGTGGACAAGTAGCAGTATAATATACATATCAGCCGCATTAAAAACAGCGATTATTTTTGGCCTTAATTTTCTTCAGGTGCTTGTTTATGTAATATTGGCTTTTGCAATTTCAGCAATATCTCGTTCTCGCTCAATTGCTACTGGATTTTCACTATTCTTGCTTCTAGTTGGTAGTAATATTGCGCAATTATTAGCTATGTATTTTAGCTGGGGAAAATATCTTCCTTTCGGAACCTCTAATTTCTCTACCTTTGTTACTGTAGGAGCAACTATTGAAGGTACAAGCCTAGCTTTTGCTATTGGGCTTTCGGCTATATACTCTATAGTATTCTGTTTTGCAGGTTATGTAGTCTTTGAAAAACGGGATATCTAA
- a CDS encoding DUF6773 family protein, with translation MTNNKIKDERVVEQRRKIGSDAYQLVSMFLLASIAYNMFILNAPKSTYITEVIAFFGGSAYVVFKNIMIGNDLNADYAIGTKKPTMRKYLLTSLISSLTIQQF, from the coding sequence ATGACAAACAATAAAATTAAGGATGAAAGAGTCGTGGAGCAGCGACGAAAAATAGGTAGCGATGCATATCAATTAGTATCTATGTTTTTATTAGCTTCTATAGCGTATAATATGTTCATATTAAATGCACCTAAAAGCACTTATATCACAGAAGTTATTGCGTTTTTCGGTGGTTCAGCCTATGTTGTTTTTAAAAATATCATGATAGGTAATGACCTTAATGCTGATTATGCTATTGGTACAAAAAAGCCTACAATGAGAAAATACCTACTCACCAGCTTAATTTCGAGTCTAACCATACAACAGTTTTAG
- a CDS encoding helix-turn-helix transcriptional regulator translates to MKNKRMKIARVECDLSQEQLAEKIGVTRQTIGMIETGNYNPSLNLCIAICNALNKTLNDLFWGE, encoded by the coding sequence TTGAAAAATAAACGTATGAAAATCGCTCGTGTAGAATGCGATTTATCACAGGAACAACTTGCAGAGAAGATAGGAGTCACAAGACAGACAATTGGTATGATAGAAACTGGAAATTACAATCCATCACTTAATCTTTGCATTGCCATATGCAATGCATTAAATAAAACTTTAAATGATTTATTTTGGGGGGAATGA
- a CDS encoding pyruvate carboxylase, protein MKKFKRVLVANRGEIAIRIFRACHELGIRTVAIYSNEDKYSLFKTKADEAYLIGENRSPVEAYLNIEEIISLALKKGVDAIHPGYGFLSENPEFAKKCASAGIEFIGPTAEMMDKLGDKIKSKIVANAVGVPTIPGDKKEVETIEEAKKLADKCGYPVMLKAVAGGGGRGMRIVRNEGELASSYRSAKSEAKKAFGIDHLYIEKYLEKSKHIEVQVLGDKFGNLVHLYERDCSIQRRHQKVVEYTPAFSISQEKRNEICNDALKIARSVNYRSAGTLEFLVDTHGNHYFIEMNPRIQVEHTITEMVTGIDIVQSQILIAEDYALNSENIGIYSQEDVKLHGYSIQCRITTEDPSNNFAPDTGKIEEYRTGSGFGIRLDGGNGFAGAVISPYYDSLLVKTISWSRTFQDAIKKSIRAVEETRITGVKTNIGFLINVLNHPTFLKGECNTDFIEENPELISIEPKADEESRVLKFIGEKVVNETNGIKKLYDVPQVPKIIMPEKLSGTKQILDMQGTEGLLKWVKDQNKLLLTDTTMRDAHQSLMATRVRTKDMLKIANATSVYGGDLFSLEMWGGATFDVAYRFLNESPWERLTQLRSKIPNVLFQMLIRGANAVGYKNYPDNIIREFIKESADTGIDVFRIFDSLNWLKGMEISIDEVLKSGKVAEACICYTGDILNDKKDKYNLDYYIKLAKEIEKTGAHILGIKDMSALLKPHAAFKLIDALKKEVGMPIHLHTHDTTGNGVATVLMAAQAGVDIVDTAFNSMSGLTSQPALNSVVAALKNTDRDTGIELKGIQGISDYWDAVRPVYYKFESGLKSGSAEIYRYEIPGGQYSNLKPQVESFGLGHKFSEIKETYKVVNDMVGDIVKVTPSSKMVGDFAIFMVQNELTPENIYDKAANMAFPDSVVAYFKGMMGQPMGGFPERLQKLVLKGAEPITARPGELLPDEDFTAIEKHLIEKFNITPDKKDLLSYSLYPEVFDGYIKYTKEYGDLSRIGSDVYFHGLYEGETCEAEIADGKTYMIKLLKIGKLDLEGNKVVAFEVDGNRREIKIKDRNNKALQEFLSTEMADPSNPLEIGAPIPGTVSAILVAQGDTVTENQPLMIVEAMKMETRVSASVSGVIESIVVKEGQQVKAGELLINLK, encoded by the coding sequence GTGAAAAAATTTAAAAGAGTACTAGTAGCAAATAGAGGCGAAATTGCCATAAGAATTTTTAGAGCCTGTCATGAACTTGGAATTCGTACGGTGGCGATTTATTCTAATGAGGACAAATATTCCCTTTTCAAAACTAAGGCAGATGAAGCTTATTTAATTGGAGAAAACAGAAGTCCTGTTGAGGCATATTTAAATATTGAAGAGATAATAAGCCTTGCACTTAAAAAAGGAGTAGATGCCATTCACCCAGGCTATGGCTTTTTATCAGAGAACCCTGAATTCGCGAAAAAATGTGCTAGTGCAGGTATTGAATTTATAGGACCTACCGCTGAAATGATGGATAAACTAGGGGATAAAATTAAATCTAAAATTGTAGCAAATGCAGTGGGAGTTCCTACTATACCTGGAGATAAAAAAGAAGTTGAAACAATTGAGGAAGCGAAGAAACTTGCAGACAAATGTGGATATCCGGTTATGTTAAAGGCGGTTGCTGGTGGTGGTGGACGCGGTATGCGAATTGTAAGAAATGAGGGAGAACTTGCCTCTTCTTATAGAAGTGCTAAAAGTGAAGCAAAGAAAGCCTTTGGTATTGACCATCTTTATATAGAAAAATATCTTGAAAAGTCTAAACATATAGAAGTACAGGTTCTTGGAGACAAGTTTGGTAATCTTGTTCATTTGTATGAAAGAGACTGCTCTATTCAGAGAAGGCACCAAAAAGTTGTAGAGTACACTCCCGCCTTTTCGATATCGCAGGAAAAAAGAAATGAAATCTGTAATGATGCCTTAAAAATAGCTAGATCAGTAAATTATAGAAGTGCTGGAACCTTGGAGTTCTTAGTTGATACTCATGGAAATCATTATTTTATAGAAATGAATCCTAGAATTCAAGTTGAACATACCATTACAGAAATGGTAACAGGGATTGATATAGTTCAAAGTCAAATACTTATAGCAGAAGATTATGCTCTAAATTCTGAAAATATTGGAATTTATTCTCAAGAAGATGTTAAGCTTCACGGATATTCTATTCAGTGCCGAATAACAACAGAGGATCCTTCTAATAATTTTGCACCAGATACTGGGAAAATAGAAGAATATAGAACTGGTTCTGGCTTTGGAATAAGGCTAGATGGGGGTAATGGTTTTGCTGGGGCAGTAATTAGTCCTTACTATGATAGTCTATTGGTAAAAACCATATCATGGTCTAGAACCTTTCAAGATGCTATAAAGAAGTCTATAAGAGCTGTGGAAGAAACTAGAATTACTGGAGTAAAGACCAATATAGGTTTTCTAATTAATGTATTGAATCATCCTACTTTTTTAAAGGGAGAATGTAATACTGATTTTATTGAAGAAAATCCTGAATTAATATCAATTGAACCTAAGGCAGATGAAGAAAGCAGAGTGCTAAAATTCATTGGAGAAAAAGTTGTAAATGAAACTAATGGTATTAAAAAGCTTTATGATGTGCCACAAGTTCCTAAAATTATAATGCCAGAAAAATTAAGTGGAACAAAACAGATTTTAGATATGCAGGGTACAGAAGGCCTTTTGAAATGGGTTAAAGATCAGAATAAATTATTGTTAACAGATACCACTATGAGAGATGCTCATCAATCCCTAATGGCAACTAGAGTGAGAACAAAGGATATGTTAAAGATAGCAAATGCAACCTCTGTTTATGGAGGGGATTTGTTTTCACTTGAGATGTGGGGAGGAGCTACTTTTGATGTAGCCTACCGTTTTTTAAATGAATCCCCATGGGAAAGGCTAACGCAGCTACGATCGAAAATTCCTAATGTGCTTTTCCAAATGCTTATACGTGGAGCAAATGCAGTAGGTTATAAAAATTATCCGGATAATATAATTCGTGAATTTATTAAAGAATCTGCAGATACTGGCATTGATGTTTTTAGAATTTTTGATTCACTAAATTGGTTAAAGGGGATGGAAATTTCAATTGATGAAGTTCTTAAAAGTGGTAAGGTCGCAGAAGCTTGTATTTGTTATACAGGGGATATCTTAAATGATAAAAAAGATAAATATAATTTAGATTATTATATAAAGCTGGCAAAGGAAATTGAAAAAACAGGGGCTCATATTTTAGGAATAAAAGATATGTCAGCCTTACTTAAACCCCATGCTGCCTTTAAGCTAATTGATGCACTAAAGAAAGAAGTAGGAATGCCTATTCATCTTCATACCCACGATACTACAGGCAATGGAGTTGCCACAGTACTTATGGCGGCCCAAGCTGGCGTGGACATTGTAGATACTGCCTTTAATAGTATGTCAGGGCTTACTAGTCAACCAGCACTAAACTCTGTTGTTGCAGCACTTAAAAATACTGATAGAGATACTGGTATTGAACTTAAAGGAATTCAAGGAATTTCAGATTATTGGGATGCAGTAAGACCAGTTTATTATAAGTTTGAATCAGGGCTCAAATCTGGTTCCGCTGAAATTTATAGGTATGAGATTCCAGGAGGTCAATACTCAAATCTTAAACCTCAGGTAGAAAGTTTTGGTCTTGGACATAAATTTAGCGAAATTAAAGAAACTTATAAAGTGGTAAATGATATGGTAGGGGATATTGTAAAGGTAACCCCCTCCTCTAAGATGGTGGGAGATTTTGCAATATTTATGGTTCAAAATGAACTTACACCAGAGAATATATACGACAAAGCAGCTAATATGGCTTTCCCAGATTCCGTTGTAGCATACTTTAAAGGAATGATGGGTCAACCAATGGGAGGCTTCCCAGAAAGACTTCAGAAATTAGTTTTGAAAGGCGCGGAGCCAATAACCGCAAGACCTGGCGAATTACTTCCCGATGAAGATTTTACTGCCATAGAAAAACACTTAATAGAAAAATTTAATATTACCCCAGATAAAAAAGATTTACTAAGCTATTCCTTATATCCTGAGGTATTCGATGGCTATATAAAATACACTAAGGAGTATGGAGATTTAAGTAGAATCGGAAGTGATGTTTATTTCCACGGACTATATGAGGGTGAAACCTGTGAAGCAGAAATCGCTGATGGAAAAACCTACATGATAAAGCTACTTAAAATTGGTAAATTAGATTTAGAAGGCAACAAAGTTGTTGCTTTTGAAGTGGATGGAAACAGAAGAGAAATAAAAATAAAAGACAGAAATAACAAAGCTCTACAAGAATTTTTATCTACAGAAATGGCGGATCCATCAAATCCATTAGAGATTGGGGCTCCAATACCTGGAACTGTTTCAGCCATTTTAGTCGCACAGGGTGATACAGTTACTGAAAATCAACCATTAATGATAGTAGAGGCTATGAAGATGGAGACTAGAGTAAGCGCATCTGTCTCAGGTGTAATTGAATCAATTGTTGTCAAAGAAGGTCAACAAGTAAAGGCCGGAGAACTTTTAATAAATTTAAAATAG